In Procambarus clarkii isolate CNS0578487 chromosome 60, FALCON_Pclarkii_2.0, whole genome shotgun sequence, one genomic interval encodes:
- the LOC123766770 gene encoding galectin-4 — protein MGSPIYNPGEPYMTVIPGGFTPGKIAHVTGTFTPNATSFILKFQSGPTGDPTDEIGLCMYGRVVEGLVGRNAFTRAAGWGQEEATNTMALARAQNFDVTIFCDPVHYKIALNGQHFAEFAHRTNPATMTYINVASTSQDMNLACIWIEDPVASSQAPPYAQGSPMGGVPYPPQNNYGAPPPYSGGPGYAPVYSSPAYQQAAPQQYGQPAPAAHSNSGGKGLLGMVAGAGTAVAGALGVSHLMGKSKSSGGYPGQGGYPGQGYPGQGGYPGQGYPGQGGYPGQGSHGGSGGLLNKALGMGGVLGGASMLGHSKKGMMGGNAMKYGVPLAGLGALGAGGYMVSKGMHGFHGGSSSSSGSSEEEE, from the exons ATGGGGTCGCCAATTTACAATCCG GGTGAGCCATACATGACGGTAATTCCTGGAGGTTTCACACCAGGAAAAATTGCTCACGTTACGGGAACATTCACGCCAAATGCCACCAG CTTTATCCTGAAATTTCAATCTGGACCAACTGGTGATCCTACTGATGAAATTGGTCTGTGTATGTATGGGCGAGTGGTGGAGGGGTTGGTGGGGAGGAATGCCTTCACCCGTGCTGCAGGCTGGGGACAAGAGGAGGCTACCAACACCATGGCTCTGGCACGTGCACAAAATTTTGACGTCACAATCTTCTGTGATCCAGTGCATTACAAG ATTGCTTTGAATGGCCAGCATTTTGCTGAATTCGCACATCGCACCAACCCAGCCACCATGACGTACATAAATGTTGCCAGCACTAGTCAAGATATGAACCTGGCATGCATTTGGATTGAGGATCCTGTTGCTTCTAGCCAAGCTCCTCCATATGCACAAGGGTCACCCATGGGAGGGGTGCCATACCCACCACAAAATAACTATGGTGCCCCACCGCCGTACTCTGGGGGTCCAGGATATGCACCAGTTTACTCTAGCCCAGCATACCAGCAAGCTGCACCTCAACAGTATGGA CAACCAGCACCGGCCGCACACAGCAACAGTGGTGGCAAAGGGCTGCTGGGAATGGTAGCTGGAGCAGggacagctgttgctggggccttGGGTGTATCTCATCTCATGGGG AAATCCAAATCAAGTGGTGGATACCCAGGGCAAGGAGGATACCCAGGTCAAGGATACCCTGGTCAAGGAGGCTACCCAGGTCAAGGATACCCTGGGCAAGGAGGCTACCCGGGGCAAGGTTCTCATGGTGGTTCTGGGGGACTTCTGAACAAGGCCTTGGGGATGGGGGGTGTCCTGGGAGGAGCATCCATGTTGGGACACTCG AAAAAAGGCATGATGGGTGGCAATGCAATGAAGTACGGTGTTCCGTTGGCTGGCCTTGGAGCTCTTGGGGCCGGTGGCTACATGGTGTCAAAGGGTATGCACGGTTTCCATGGAGGCTCTTCGTCATCCTCAGGCTCCAGCGAGGAAGAGGAATAG